The following proteins are encoded in a genomic region of Hirundo rustica isolate bHirRus1 chromosome 3, bHirRus1.pri.v3, whole genome shotgun sequence:
- the C3H1orf115 gene encoding required for drug-induced death protein 1: protein MTVGARLGAKVRGRFSRRGPGDDQVSILPGDEEEAAAAVAGGGAGAPRPAAPQQDEEEGSGCRKVRFAVLPGSYEPLRPPRGPGKRPYGKRLKKYGKNVGKALQKGCHYLVVGLQGLAAAYSAPFGVSAHVASFVR, encoded by the exons ATGACGGTGGGTGCCCGGCTGGGCGCCAAGGTGAGGGGCCGCTTCTCCCGCCGCGGGCCCGGCGACGACCAGGTCTCCATCCTGCCCGGCGacgaggaggaggcggcggcggcggtggccgggggcggcgcgggggccccgcggccggcggcgccgcagcaggacgaggaggagggcagcgggTGCAGGAAGGTGCGCTTCGCCGTCCTGCCCGGCTCCTACGAGCCGCTGCGCCCGCCGCGGGGCCCCGGCAAGCGGCCCTACGGAAAGCGCCTGAAGAAGTACGGAAAG AATGTCgggaaggctctgcagaaggGTTGTCACTACTTGGTGGTCGGCCTGCAAGGATTAGCAGCAGCCTATTCTGCTCCCTTTGGAGTGTCAGCACATGTGGCATCCTTCGTCCGCTAG